The segment AAAACCTATGCTGTCCCCTAGGTTTAAGTCCTTGGGATGACACAAGCCCATCAGACTGTTTTGCTGGTATATATTTGAAGTGCTGAGCATCACAGCTGTAATGCTCAATATATTTACAAGAttgaaaaattctttttcatttcttgcttccttctgtttctcttctgcTGCTCTTCACATTTCCTGTGTGCCTGCATATCAGATTGTGATGTCTCTGTAAACTCCTGTGCAGTGAAGTGTTCTTTACATATGAAATAGGAAACAGTTCAATTTGGCCAGCTGTGTGCTAATCTGGAGTTTGCAGAAGACCATTTTAACTATGTTTCTGTACAGACTCCTTGAAAATTGTAAAGCACAATACTGACCTCTTTGTCTCATTCTCATCCAAGTATGCCAGGTCCGACCAGCCTGCAGCCAAGTCTACAGCTTCTTTCACTCTGCTGACCCCTCTGCCTGCAGACTCGAACCATTGTTGGAGAAAAAATTCCATCTTCTTCCTCCATTCAGTGTCCCACGGTACCAGAGATACCCACTAGGGGATGGAAGATCTCACCAGTTAGGTATAGTGCCTGATTTCATAGCTCTCATTGCCTGTAGTTCTCTTAAGTGTTCTCTCCTTATACAGCTCAAGAGAATTTGAAGTAGTGATGTGCCAGCATGCTAAAAACTCATCTGGGACTGAGTAGCACAGACATACTTAGCAAGTGTGGAACCAAAGAAGATATctaagaaaaaattattcttatgCATGAGGTTTATGATACTAGTTGTGTTAAAGAGGAGTTTGAAGGTAATACCACTACTCTAGTTGAAGTGTCACTTGGAAAATTCCATGTCTTTGACTATCattttaaacaatttatttttgcaattaGCTGACCTTTGCCTAGATCTTCACATGTTGTTCCTTTTGGTCACTTGTGGTTGGTTTGTTCTAGATATCTACTAGGACAAATCAGACCACTGAGCAGTCTTGACTGCACTTCTCCTAGGTGGGTTACTAAGCAATAGTTATGTTGGTAATAAAGATTTgaatgcagggaaaaaaaaaaaacagaaatagatTGATTTctggggaagaaagaggaaggggTGAATGACCAAGGTGCTAGTAGAAGGAATTGTGCTTTTTTGATTTAatagaaaataaggaaaaatcaTCTAGGCATGAAGTATCTTTGACTTGTCACATTATGCAAAAAAGGACATTTTGTTCATGTCAGAAAGAGGACCAGAGAAGTATCACAGACTCCCAGGGCTATGTAgttcttttcagaaagtgactTTAAAATGAGTAGGGTTGAGTGTGAAGTAAAATAGCATTCCAGCATCACTACTGAGTTTGGTAGATCCAGGCCAAAAGCACCCAGCTGCCATTGCATTTTCATGGCAGTAGGGTGTGTGCTTTCTCCATATAGTCATGCTATGTAATACTATTTTCACGCTGAAGGAGGAAGTTTCATCCATGGGCATTAAATGTGATATTATTCAGGAAAACGCTCATTAGctgtgcatttaaaaataaatgaataaacaaagaaataagATACACACTCAAACACCAGTTTCAAAACCATGGTGtgcatcctttttttttaattgttattttcatttttgtaacCTGCAGGTGATGCTCTCCATAATCACAGTGGTCTGTTCCTTGAGAATAGCTCTTTGAACATACCTTTCTCTCAGGAGAGTCCTGAATCTCCAAATACTTCTGATCAACCACAAGGGAAAACTAGAAAGTTGAGCTTGGCCAGCACAAACAGTGAAAACTCCGGGTCAACTGAAAGCTTGCCATCAGCATGCCTCACCAACAGTGAGTAAAGCTTGGTGCCATGTGCTACTGGATATGACAACAGCCTTTCCCTTCacattttttctgtgaaaaagttgattaagaaaagaaaagatatCTGCTTGGAATTTGGGGAGAATGAGGATAGGCCAAGTTTCTGCAATTTTTCATAACGCAAGttatctttattttctgtttgtaaTTAGATAGATAAAGTAACAGAAAAGAAGTCACAGTTTTTTATTATGGTGTTACTCATAAATAGCCACAGGAGTTTCATAGTAACAGGGGTTTATGATCATGTTCCAGGCATGAAGCAGTATAGGTAGGTAAGATTTGTTACTCAAAATTAGAAGTGCTATAAATCATTATATTGCCCTGCTATGGACTATAGTCatacgtgtgtgtgtgtatatatgtatgtatgtatatctctctctctctctcaataTTTGCTTCACTGTTCAGGAGGCCTTTGCCATTCTTACCCTATAACATGATCATAAAAGTAATAGTCTTTCACTGTACGTTTTCCATGGACCAGAAAGCAGTGGGGATCATGCTGAGGTGATTTCTGTTTCCCAAAACTTGGACCCATAAGAGCTCTTTAGATGTCAGGCAGTTAAGTGATGATGCAGTCAGTAAAAACTGTACTTTTGTGAATGATAGATACCTTTAACAGACTTAAAATGTCAAGATTAAGAAAGCAGAAAGCCTAATTCCATTATCTAGCTTAAAGAGAGCAAGAAATTTATTGATACAGAAATGTTATgctattttgtttcattttttgtaGTTACTGCAAAGTGGTGGGGAACGAAACGAATAGATTATGCCTTGTATTGTCCAGATGTGCTGACAGCCTTTCCAACAGTGGCCCTGCCACATCTCTTTCATGCCAGCTACTGGGAATCAACAGATGTTGTGGCCTTCATCTTAAGACAGGTAACggatcttttttttctctctctgcagcaGATAACCTTGTGATTGTTAATTGCATTTTCCAAGGGTCAGTCTTTAAATCTTTAGGTCAGTTAGATGGCTAAGTGTGGATGCATCACATACAAGTGCATTTAGGAGTGACAGATCTGGATTTATTGGAGAGGTAAAGGGGACAGTGAACCCACCATTAGCACTGCTGACTTTGTGACCAGTAATATTGTGCCTTTATGCATATCTCacccctcctgtgccccagatCAGTCTAACCCTGTATTATATAttcattttgtgctgttttgtaAGGAATATGCTATCTCCAGCCTTACATAATTACCTATCTCCCTATTAAGTATCAAATTACTAGCATACATCTGATAGTAAACCAGTTTGAAAGTACTGCTTCTGTAAGAAAGTTGAGTCTCTCCTTTACAGGACACTTTCCTAGCCTTGTAAGCACATTGAAACTTTTAGAATTTAATAAGCCTTTCAAGCATTTAGAACATGTCTCTAAAGCAGTATGTGAGTACAGAAGATCCAGTACAGTCTGGATCTTCTGCCCATGTTGGGGGTTAAGAATAAAGACTAATGGCTCCTGAATGCCCCGTGGCTGCATACATTGCCTGCACATTACCTCTAGCGAATAGAATTTATGCCAATTTGTTAAAAATCATGCTTACTTCTCAACATTACTGTAATTTGTTGCAAGCCAGCTGCTTTGCTGACTCTGATTGCAGCATGATTTTACTCAAGAGACTTCATATAAGACATCTTTTGAAATGGTTCTAGACCACTCTTCTAACAAGGGCACCGAGATTGTAAAACTTCagcacagaaaagcaggtgTTCAACTTGAAAAATTTGCTAATCTATTTCTCGTTCAAAATAGCTGTTTGTGATTGTAAGTACAACCCACAGATTTCAGTGAGACAGGGCTTCTGGTTTCAGTTGCAATGTGGCATAACTCACACCCGGATTCTGAATTCTGTGGGTTGTGTCCTGAAATCTGAGTTGGACACAAAAGTTTCTTGGTAAATGTATGATATTTAGGTTGTAAGAATGTGTATGACTTAATAAAGTTCTGCATGTTCATAAGTTGGATTTCAGTGGGTCCTTGTGGGTCTCTGCCTATCACCTACTGAAGCAGTAGTACTCAAAAGGGATGAGAAACATTCTCTCTGAGTAGATGTGTAGAAAATCAATCCAGATGAAGTCAGGAGTCTGATGTCTGCCACATAAAGGACATTAAACAATGCTTCTGTGGTTTTATGCTGCTTTACTGACTGTGCAGACCATAATCAACACAATGTGACTTATCACTTGATACCATCCTAATGTTTTCACCATTTTCTCTGGAGGAATGTGCAGGCTCTGCTGTGAATGAAAAAGCTGTTCAATCAGTATTTGAAATTAAGTGTTGGCCAACAGAGTGAAAGCAGTTTCTTTGTGCAGTTTTTGTGAACATATGGCGTTACCTGTCTACTTCCATTGTGCTTTTGGCTCTGCAGTGTCACTCAACTGGGGCAGCAGTGTAacttctctttctttgccaagTACCGGGACTTCCCAGGCTACACactatttattaaaatattaatataatttcagGTGATGAGGTatgaaaatgtaaatttcaAGGAAAATGACAACCTGGATCCAGAAACACTAAGTCCATCCAATCCCCGAGAAAAATGGTTACGCAAAAGGACACATGTCAAACTGAGGGTAAGTTTAACTCCAAATATATATGGCAGCTATGGAACATGGGTTTGGCAGAAATTTAAATGGAGTTTGATCTCCCCGAGTAAGTTTACATAACTGAAAATCACTAAAGAGCTGAAAACTGATAACTTAATCCAGAAGCAGGCAGATTAATGGTTAGGGAATATGGGCAATTTCATCTTGGTTTATCACATACTGTCCAGGACTGTGTTTCTCTGTCACTGTTCATAACAAAACAGAGACAGCAGCCTTGTGACAAAAATGAACAGTACCCTTCCCATCTTCTGCTCTTATTTCAGAATGTGACTGCTAATCACCGAGCTAATGATGTCATTGCAGCAGAAGATGGTCCTCAGGTACTAGTTGGGCGCTTTATGTATGGACCTCTGGACATGGTGGCTTTAACAGGTGAAAAGGTGAAGTCTGAGTAATCCATTTTCTTAGTTTTACTTGAAACAGTTGTTGAATATAGCACACATGTACAATGCCAGAGAAAGCCTTACAGTGAGGGGAAATGTCACTAGCCCCCTACTACTTCAGCAGAAATATACTATAAAGTGGGCTTTCCTGATAGCTGACCTTTTTCTGAGCTCTCATATCTCTTACCTGATTATGGCTATCTCCTTTGGTTGGTGGTGagtgtgctgtgcagtgatTTCTGAACCTGCCATCCAGCTGTACCACCTACTGGAGACAATTAACTTtctgaggaagaaggaaaaataatttcgTAGTAGTTGACAAAGCACTAAAAGAAAACCATGTATCATCCTATCCAGGTAAAACAACTAGATAAAAGACCATACTAGATTAGTGTTTCATTGGTTTTGCAGGTGGATATCTTCATAATGACTGAACCATCTTCGGGTAGGTGGGTGTATTTTGACACAGAGATATCCAACAGCAGTGGACGAATATCCTACAATATACCTGAACAGAAGAGACTGAGAGTTGGTGTGTATCCCATCAAAATGGTGGTCAGGTAATAACTCCAAGCTGGAAATAAAACTGTGATGGGTTGTGGTGATCAGGAAGGAGCTTCAAAACTGAGTAAAAACTTCATTTGAATCCCTGCTTGGGAGATGAAATCAATGAAGAGAATTTAGCTGAAATAGAATGTGTTGTTACCCATCAGTTAACAAAGTCCAAAGTCAGCTTACAATCCTATGTAGTGCAACTTGAGAAGGAGAAAATGTTTTACCTTGGTTTAATAAAAAAGGCAATCAATTCAAGAAAATAGGTACTGAAAcgcaaataaaattatattaaaaaatgaagctttagtGTGCAGGAGTAAGTTTCAAAGAGGAACAAAATAAATTGTCCTGTCTTTGTTCATTAGGCTGTGAGCACATATTGTAGGAATCTTCATCACCAGACATAAACATGGTCTTTAGATTACAAGTTTTAGGGAACAGGAGGTGGTGGGATGAGAAGAGCTTTGGATTTCCTTGTCATGTATCCATTTTTTAACATGCAGTTCTCTTGGGGAAAATGCATCATAAGGAAATGGTTTTCATATGTCCTTCCATGACAAGAGTGATGTATGACTGCAttggtttttggttgtttgtgtgtttttggttggttgtttgttgcttttgttttttactcCTCTCAACTGGCATTCCCATTGCAAGGGGGGATATTTGCAAGAATAGAGGGTGGATAATGTCCATATTACCAATTGTTAAGCTTATGGAGAAAGTTTGAGTAGTAGTTAGAGTACTTCAAGCTggtttgcagggtttttttctaattcttttgGTTATTTGTATGCATGTGATTTCTTATTAAGATCAGCTTCcaaatttctctttgaaaaacTTTTACCTAAAAGTGTAAGTTTTGATTGTCCCATGTAAGACTGAAATCAGAAGCCATATTTGACAGTGAGGTCAAAGCTGTAGGTCTAGAAAGATCCAATTTCAAATCTTAACTGAAACATGCAGAAAATACATTCtgacattttgctttttaaattaatttattgcgTTGACTCTGCAGAGGGGACCAGAGCAGTGCAGCAAGTTACCTGACTGTACTGCCCCGAGGAATGGAATGTGTTGTGTTCAGCATTGATGGTTCCTTTGCAGCAAGTGTTTCAATTATGGGAAGTGACCCCAAAGTCCGAGCGGGGGCCGTTGATGTTGTCAGGTAAATGATGTTTGAACACTTCAAATCTCTGACTTTCTGCTTGAACACAGTAGGAAGGAAAAGGGTTGTTATACTAAACAGACAGCAATTTTCTAAGGGCCAAGATTCTCTGTAGatacatttctgtattttcttgcaCAGCACATCTGCCTGAATTTCAGTGCAATATTAGAATGCTGTGGATTACATTGAAATTTGTAGTTTAAATTGCCTAGCGATAAAAAGTTGCTTCTTGGGAATATAATCTTGAAGTGTGTGCAGTGAGTTAATAATGATTCCATGTGTATTTTGTGTTTCACTAATTTCAAATAAGGACATAtttgtactttaaaaatatcagaTGTCAGGAATGCAAGAATGTTGTTTGCAGCaaaaattaaaaggccttttaattcattCTTGCAGGTCTGTTAATGTTGCACTGGATGGGAAAGGCAGTTCTCATGTTGGAACTTGCATGAGAACGTAGAAATGTCAGTTTTCAAGGGTTTCCATTCCTTATAGCTGAAATGACAGGAAATCTAATTAAAGATTTCAAAAGGAGCAGTACCTGATGTGTCGCAAGGTTTATTCTAAGTATATTTTTGAATGGCTCTGATATTTTAGATAATATTTTGCATAAGAGCGTCTcttgctttcttccttctctcccgAAGTGTAGACATTATTACTTAGTTTCTTGATTGGAGCAGAGACTTAGGCATGCTGCTTTCCACTTGTTGAAGGATATAATCTAACTTCTAACTGGTCTGAGAAAAGATGCTGACCTGACCTGTGAgtattctttctctttctgcacTTATATAATTTAACTGCTTCTTCTGACAGGCATTGGCAGGACCTGGGATATCTGATTATCTACATCACCGGCCGTCCAGATATGCAGAAACAGCGTGTAGTTTCGTGGTTGTCCCAACACAATTTCCCACAAGGGATGATCTTCTTCTCAGATGGACTCGTTCATGACCCACTGCGACAAAAGACTATATTTCTCCGGAATCTCATGCAAGAGGTACTAGAAACCTATTTATAGCCTTAAAACCTCTTTACAGGGAATGTAATCCAGTAAAGATCTCCCTTCTTTCGGAACAATAAGTCTTACTGAACATCACAAAGTCTTTTTGCCATTCCTAACTTcttttctcactttttaaaGAGCAAGGAAAGCTGATAAGATTTCCAAAGGGACCTCCAATCATGACAAATCAGTAAATGAGCTGCTTGTTCTTTCCTGTATGCATAGAAAATACTATCAGGTTCAAAAATTGTTAACAGGGAACTCATATGCTGCTTTACTGCAAATCAAGCGCCAGCCTTGTAGTTGCATGGTGTTCAATAGTGCGCTCACTTTGGAAGTAATGTTTGTTTCAGTGCCACATCAAAATCTGTGCTGCATACGGTTCCATGAAGGATATTTCTGTGTACAGTGTCTTGGCTCTGTCACCATCCCAGATCTACATAGTTGGACGATCCACAAAGAAATACCAGGCACAGTGCCAAGTAAGTAATTCTTGGTATTCAGTCAGGAAGTCCTAGGGAAGTCAAGGCAATGCATGCACGTGAATGCATGTGCAAACTCACAAATACACAAAGCAGCAACTGTATTTCAAAGAAAGGCAGTTGGGGTTACAAATGAGGCATTTTCTGGAAGGGTGAATAGTAAAGACAATCAGGTGGTTGTGGGCTGTATCTACAAGTGCATGCATTGCACATTTCTGAATGACAGAATGAAATGGgtcacttgaaaaaaaaatggaggggAGTATTAGTATTTGTAGGTATCTAATTGGGATGCCAGTGATCAAAACTTAATATCTCATAGCACTCATAGGTCAAGGCAGCAGTAATTTGTCActcccttcttttcttcctatttCAGTTCCTCAGTGAAGGTTATGCAGCCCACTTGGCCTCACTGGAGTTCAGTCTCCATTCACGACCCAAAAAGAACAACTCTCGGATGATCTTGAGAAAAGGCAGCTTTGGTCTCCACTCGCAGCCTGAGTTTCTGCGCAAGAGAAACCACCTCCGCAGGACTATGTCTGTACAGCAACCTGACCCGCCTTCTTTAAACCCCAAGCCAGAGCGTGCTCAGAGCCAGCCTGAATCGGACAAAGACCATGACAGGCATTTGCCTTCCATTGCTTGGGTTCGAGGTGGAGTTCACAAATTTGAATCTATTCCCTAGGAGGATTGGGAATGTAGATCTTGGATGCACCCCATAAAACTTGTAGGCATGCCTGAAAGATAGTATTTAGGCAGCTCCAAATTAAGAGAAGTGGACAGGAATTTGTACCTTGGAGTCTTCCCTGTTCTGAAATCTGCCTTCTTACACCAACTGGGGCACTTCCAGTCTCTTCCTCTTATCATGTTTATTGGGGAAGTTTTAAACAATCTAAAACTACCACAAGTTTATCATCATAGCAACAGGTTATTTTTGAGAACAGATGTAATATTTGTAATAAGAGGAAAAGATACTGATTTTGCTCAGAAGGATTGTGGTATCAGCTAATTAGCTGCACCCAAAACAGCATCAAGGGTAGGTCCTGTAGGTTACAGAGGAGGTTTACACTTTAAACATTAAGTAGTCATGTCTGTTTCCACTTCACTTTTCAATAAAAGTGATAAAGGGAAGCAGCAGTGGGAGCTACAATAACAGGTGGTTAGGACTTCTGCAACAAGATGCTTTCTGGGTGCCTTAAACCCAAGGTTTCCTTTCAGCCTACAGTGTTGGTCAGCAGACTCCAACATGGGCACTCATGTTTGTGTGAGGCGCTGGacaaataaatgagaaaacttCACTTGTGAACCAAACATAAAAACttcatgttaaaaataaatgtgtcaGCCACAGTTTGAACACAGTTAGTGTTGTTGTAACCAAAGTAGTGTGCAACTGTACAAAGATCACATTGTTTGTGGAACTTGATGACTGTGCAAAAATGTGTGGACTACTCCAAAGAAGATGGCTCTGATGATCTCAGTCCAAGAGTCAGATCCTAAGAGGGCAAGCTAAAAGGAACCGTTTTACTAAGGGATCTGCAATCTTCAGTGCAAttgcttttttaattattcaaacTAGAATATTTACactggaggggaaagaaaaagtaattaagTAAATTGATAAATTGTTTACCTTCTCATGCTTCACAGCAACTGCTGCATTAAGACAATCTGTAGCATTCAGAATTATAGCATTTGAGCTTCAAAGAGTGGATATGCAAAAATACAGGTGCCACATAGACATTTCTCTACTGATTTAAATTTCTCTCTGATCTCTCAATGCGCTTACTAGAAGTAAAATGTGTGACGTTTTCCCTAAGTAGTAATATTTCTAGAGCATTATAGTTACTTTAACATAGTAGCAGTATGCAGATACTTCCAATGAAATTCATCAAGAGAATTTAAAGAGTGAACTGACACATGTTTTAAAACCTGCAGTCATGTTACAAGTGCACataaaaacccctttttttaGAGTTAAAAACATACTATTGACACTGAGAAAGCTTGAAGTCAAAAGAACATTCCTTTTTCaggtttgttgtttgttttttatttcaggGAATTAGGGTGGAGAGGGTGTTGTGCCTCTCCATCTCCCTTTCAGGTTTTGCTAGACAAGACAAAGTCTCTCACCAAGTTGGTTAATGATTTTGAAAGTTAACATGTAAAACAAGAAATCCAATGGAAAACTGTTATGACAGTGCAGAAGTAAAGTCTACTTTCTGTTAACCGTGAAGTTTCAGTGGGCTTTTGGAAGGGCATAGGAGTGTAGCTTTTGCCTTAAGAGGCAGCAAAATAGCTTGTAAGTGGAGatgtttgatttctttttcagacATTACTTGGCAAGATTGTCAGTTACCTATTTCAAACTTCTGAAATATCTCTGGCACATCAGtagttggttgttttgggtttttttcctaatgcttCCTTTAAGGGAAGGGGTAATCTCTGCTGAAGATTAAGGAAAGATCTAAAACGTTTGGTAGCAAACACTCTTTGGGAGCAGGAAAATATATTACAAGGGACTAGGGTTTTGTGCTCTGTTGCTACAATAGCTAAATGAATGATAGCTTGCAAACTACATTGAAACACTCTTGACATTTACAAATGCTTTCCCAGTAATATCATAGTTCTTGAATCCATGAAGGTAGAGGAATTATTCCATGTTCTGTTTCAGCCCACTGCATGTATTCATTCTAGTCACATAGTCCATTTCTTCTCTGCTTTGCATTATGATGAGGTTGCATGGATGCACCAGCATCCATCGCCTTCTAGTGAATTTACTGTTGGCACGCTCCTGCTTGTTAGTTTTAAATAGGCATGGGAATCCAAGGCTTGTGAGAGAGGAACTTACTAGGAACATTTTAAGTTTGATGAGGGGTCTAAAATATTGACGGACCAAAAAGTTTTTTAATCTTTGGATGTTGTTTAGCATGTCTCCCGACTATAATCGCTATTCCTGTACAAAGCTACCATTGTTTTAGCCATCTACCTCTATCACCCAAGAGACTTGAAAacctatttttttgttttcaattgcTGTAGTAGAAAGGTCTACTTCCTTTCAAAAGAGTGATCTGTGTGTAATTCTGTGACTATATTGAAGGAAATAGTGTCTGAGTACAAGGTTAGAAAAATCTCCTAGGTTATAAAGGGCTGTCTTTTACTCTTGGAGACATAATGTCATTTTACAGGGTTCCATGTAATGAAGACTACGATTTTATGTATTTCTATTAATAGCTGGGTCATCTTTACAGTAGTCACTGTGCTGGCTTCCCTTAAGAATATTAGGAGCTAATAGCAGTAAAACAAGTGTGCGTGCGTGTATGTGTACGATTTAGTGAGGTAACAATTTCAAAGTTTCTACACATGGTATTAAAATCAAGCTGAAAATATTCTCCCTAACTTTGTTTTCATACAGTGTATGAGAACTTATATGGCATTTGCATAATTCCAGCACTGCTGATTACTCATGGCTAGAATGGTTTATCTTGTGATCCCACACTCCAGCGGTGCACTTTGGCAAAATAGTGACAGAGGCTTTTTAGTTACACACTTTGTCCGCATGAAACTGCATCCAGTCATTCACAGGCATTCAGCTTGCAATTGGATTTCAGTTCTACTTGTGTTTTCATGGAAGATGAGTCCCCTAGGAAGCCATTCGCTTAGGGTAAGTTTAATCCTACAGTCATTCTTGATTGCAAGTCCTCAATGCTGCAGTTTCTGTGCAGTCAGCATTAAACTATACGGGCTATGAAAGTGTTTTAGCATACACGGAAGGGAAAGGGACAGAGAACTCAGGTGGGTGTGCCCACAGAACGTACATCACACTCATCAGTTGTTACATTAGCACCATCAGTTGTTTAGTGCCTCCAGTGTGTAACAGAAAAGCACATTCTTTTAACATGCTGAATGGAGGAAGCATAAATGAAATTGTAAAACACAAAATTGTTACTCCAGTGGGTGCTAGGGGTACAGTACAAGTATGCCACAGTTGGAAGCATTTACTTCTTTGTCCTGTTGATATGGATCcattttaaattactgtaaAAAATGGCTGTGATGAATAGCAGTGGTAGAGTTATTTGAGATATTGTGAAAACACACCATCACAACTGTGGTGCTTTGGTTTTGtctgtgtatatgtgtgtatagCTACTGGAAGACACTTAAGTTTTGGTTCTGCTTTCACAGCAAATTTGTAACcaatacacattaaaaaaaaaaaaaaaaaaaaccaaaaccaactcAAACACAGCAACAGTGGCTGTCTGTTCAATTTTGTTGTCTAGCTAGGTAAGTTTGGAACAAGATATCATAGTATAGATTGCAGAATTGAATAGTGATGTTAATCCAAATCTGCTTATTTTGAGTAACATTTTTGTTTGCATACACTAGTGCTCTTGGTATAGATTTTTGCTTGACCAAAGTATTCCTGTTTAGTTTTGTGGCATGGTTTGTATCTATTCAGCACAAAATTCTGTTAGGTGTAAAAATGACAAAGTACTGGTAATTCTTATTCATTGGGGTTCATGAGAGCTgtcctttttatttgtttacatTAAACTAGTCTTAATTTAGATTACTTCACTTTTTCCTCTAGTATCTAGGGAAGTCACTTCCAAACAGCTAAAACTTTCACTGTTTATATAGAAGTGGAACTATCAGTaaactagaggaaaaaaaattacagaccTTGGTCTATGCAGaacaatgacatttttttcagaagccCCAGCCCCAGTATTCTGCAAAATAGCCTTTGTTTCCCATTACTAATGAATAAGTTGTCCTGTTTGCACATTGCAGTCTTTCTTTAGCCAGGACACTACTATTGCATGTATTTAACAAATCCTCAATACTTAGGTATATAATATCATCATGTCCTTCATGGAATaaatttagaaaggaaaaaaaaaatttcccttttttctataccatttctcttttaaatttgCTAAAGGCTTTTTTTAATAAGCATTTAAAACAATACCTGAAACCAGTAGGTATTTTACGTTTAAAATTGGTAGGTCCAACAGTTGTTACTGAACAAGTAggattttcctggtttttttttttttccccctcttgcCATCTAGGCTGCAGAAAGGTGAGTACATCGTCATAGGATTAGATGATTGGAGCATGGGTATCATTTTAGTAAACTCATTGGCTTGATAATGGAGAGATGAGGATTATGCACCAGAATTTCATGATTTTTCTCATTAGAGATTGACGTGTGGCATCTGAACTCAGGATCTCTGCATTGAATTGTTCATGTCGAGCATGCAGGGGAGAAAGTGGCACTTTCATCCTTATCTGGAGCTGGTACAGGATAGAATTCCTATACACAGAAAACCTTCCAGCCTACCTTCTCAGCTTCTCTGAGAGCAGTGGTTCCTCATGGTTTGTGCTCAAAACTTCAGCAGAAATTTTGGGTTTGTCAAGATTATTAAGACTTCCATTATGTTTAGTCACACAAGGTAACTATATGTTCCTATAGATGAGTCTAAATTCAGAACCCCTATAAAAATGGAAGTAATAACACATTTTTCTGGATGAAAATACCTGGTTTTCCAGAAATAAGGCCTGTAACAGCTAGAATCCTGTGCATGGACACTGGAATTGAAGTCATGAGTTG is part of the Anomalospiza imberbis isolate Cuckoo-Finch-1a 21T00152 chromosome 20, ASM3175350v1, whole genome shotgun sequence genome and harbors:
- the PITPNM3 gene encoding membrane-associated phosphatidylinositol transfer protein 3 isoform X2, with protein sequence MQSVLRDSVESSDDEFFDAREEMVEGKNAILIGMSQWNSNDLVEQIETIGKLEENQGELYRTSLRKQRFPAQGSIEIHEDNEEGVQHQNCKTHVLILILHGGNILDTGSGDHSSKLADINTFTSVFEKVTRAHFPASLGHILMRLVPCPAICSAAFSLVSSLNPYSYDESCLSSSEDHIPLAALPLLAVSSPQYQDAVAMVISRANQVYNDFLKSTDGAGFNGQVCLIGDCIGGILGFDAICYNSNTAYESRNSSRRGSISSIQDNPLLAEDSSLGDSKHLSKSNIDISGIVEEEEQRPPLPRKQSDSSTYDCDTITQHHAFLSSIHSSVLKDGADLPPVDSSLSEVNLGRFEFEVSDFFLFGSPLGLVLAMRNTVLPGLDVCQVRPACSQVYSFFHSADPSACRLEPLLEKKFHLLPPFSVPRYQRYPLGDGRSHQLGDALHNHSGLFLENSSLNIPFSQESPESPNTSDQPQGKTRKLSLASTNSENSGSTESLPSACLTNITAKWWGTKRIDYALYCPDVLTAFPTVALPHLFHASYWESTDVVAFILRQVMRYENVNFKENDNLDPETLSPSNPREKWLRKRTHVKLRNVTANHRANDVIAAEDGPQVLVGRFMYGPLDMVALTGEKVDIFIMTEPSSGRWVYFDTEISNSSGRISYNIPEQKRLRVGVYPIKMVVRGDQSSAASYLTVLPRGMECVVFSIDGSFAASVSIMGSDPKVRAGAVDVVRHWQDLGYLIIYITGRPDMQKQRVVSWLSQHNFPQGMIFFSDGLVHDPLRQKTIFLRNLMQECHIKICAAYGSMKDISVYSVLALSPSQIYIVGRSTKKYQAQCQFLSEGYAAHLASLEFSLHSRPKKNNSRMILRKGSFGLHSQPEFLRKRNHLRRTMSVQQPDPPSLNPKPERAQSQPESDKDHDRHLPSIAWVRGGVHKFESIP
- the PITPNM3 gene encoding membrane-associated phosphatidylinositol transfer protein 3 isoform X1 yields the protein MAKAPLPARPCRFGGAQRHMQSVLRDSVESSDDEFFDAREEMVEGKNAILIGMSQWNSNDLVEQIETIGKLEENQGELYRTSLRKQRFPAQGSIEIHEDNEEGVQHQNCKTHVLILILHGGNILDTGSGDHSSKLADINTFTSVFEKVTRAHFPASLGHILMRLVPCPAICSAAFSLVSSLNPYSYDESCLSSSEDHIPLAALPLLAVSSPQYQDAVAMVISRANQVYNDFLKSTDGAGFNGQVCLIGDCIGGILGFDAICYNSNTAYESRNSSRRGSISSIQDNPLLAEDSSLGDSKHLSKSNIDISGIVEEEEQRPPLPRKQSDSSTYDCDTITQHHAFLSSIHSSVLKDGADLPPVDSSLSEVNLGRFEFEVSDFFLFGSPLGLVLAMRNTVLPGLDVCQVRPACSQVYSFFHSADPSACRLEPLLEKKFHLLPPFSVPRYQRYPLGDGRSHQLGDALHNHSGLFLENSSLNIPFSQESPESPNTSDQPQGKTRKLSLASTNSENSGSTESLPSACLTNITAKWWGTKRIDYALYCPDVLTAFPTVALPHLFHASYWESTDVVAFILRQVMRYENVNFKENDNLDPETLSPSNPREKWLRKRTHVKLRNVTANHRANDVIAAEDGPQVLVGRFMYGPLDMVALTGEKVDIFIMTEPSSGRWVYFDTEISNSSGRISYNIPEQKRLRVGVYPIKMVVRGDQSSAASYLTVLPRGMECVVFSIDGSFAASVSIMGSDPKVRAGAVDVVRHWQDLGYLIIYITGRPDMQKQRVVSWLSQHNFPQGMIFFSDGLVHDPLRQKTIFLRNLMQECHIKICAAYGSMKDISVYSVLALSPSQIYIVGRSTKKYQAQCQFLSEGYAAHLASLEFSLHSRPKKNNSRMILRKGSFGLHSQPEFLRKRNHLRRTMSVQQPDPPSLNPKPERAQSQPESDKDHDRHLPSIAWVRGGVHKFESIP